One genomic segment of Thermodesulfobacterium sp. TA1 includes these proteins:
- a CDS encoding FecR domain-containing protein, with translation MGCSRRIQKSIKKLRIELCKITVGRPNCSKVPTDAVTTPRGTEFVVEREDGHIIKISVIEGEVEFTDNIKNKSYLIQEGYEAIINLGETITIRKIENLERWWEK, from the coding sequence AAATCCATAAAAAAACTTAGAATTGAATTATGTAAGATTACTGTAGGGAGGCCGAATTGTAGTAAAGTACCTACTGATGCTGTTACCACACCCAGAGGAACTGAATTTGTTGTGGAAAGAGAAGATGGGCACATTATAAAAATTTCGGTAATAGAAGGAGAAGTTGAATTTACCGATAATATTAAAAATAAATCCTATTTGATACAAGAAGGCTACGAAGCTATAATAAATTTAGGTGAGACTATAACTATAAGAAAAATAGAAAATCTTGAAAGGTGGTGGGAGAAATGA